TTTCCCTCTGCCCGTCGATTTGGCGAAGAGTATGTGCGCCCTATCGAGCAAACCACCCCTGGTATTTCACAAGGTACAGGCGCTGGCAGTAGCCCTGCGGCCGTCGCCGGGCTGCGCAGCGAACGACTCGCCAGGCTCCGCAGACGCATCCGTCCCTTCATGCTCCGCAGAACAAAAGACCTTGTTGCTTCTGAGCTTCCGGCAAAGCAGGAGCAAACGATTCAGGTTGAGCTCTCGCAAGAGCATCGCGCCCTCTACGACCTCTACCTACAACGCGAACGCCAAAAGCTCTTTGGCTTGCTCGAAGACCTCGACCGCAATCGCTTCATCGTGTTCCGTTCGCTCACGCTCCTTCGGCTCCTTGCGCTCGATGCCTCGCTCCTCGGCGACGAATACTCCGACATACCGTCGAGCAAACTCGACATACTTTGCGAACAGCTTGAGGATGTCGTTGCGGAGGGTCATCGGGCACTTGTCTTCAGCCAGTTCACCTCATACCTCAAAAAGGCAGCTGATCGCCTCGAAGCGGCGGGCATCCCATACTCTTACCTCGATGGCAGCACCCTCAAGCGCGGCACCGCGATCGAAGACTTCACAACGGGTGAGGCTACGGTTTTCCTCATCAGCCTCAAGGCGGGCGGCTTTGGACTCAACCTCACGCGCGCCGATTATGTGTTTTTACTCGACCCATGGTGGAACCCAGCCACAGAGTCTCAGGCCGTAGATCGGGCCCATCGCATCGGCCAAACCAAAAACGTCATGGTGTACCGGTTGATTGCGACCGACACCATCGAAGAAAAAGTGATGAAGCTCAAGGAGCGCAAAGCCGCACTCTTTGATGCCGTTGTTGACGACGGGGCCCTGTTCAGCTCAGCAATGACGGCAGACGATGTGAGGCAACTTCTCGCCTGACTCGCAAAAGACCAGTCACTCACTTTCACACCGGCTCCGTCTATCCTGAATGAATGACATCGCTACCCAAGATCAGCGCGCCTGCCACTCGCGCGCTCAACGCACGAGGTGTCTTCACGCTTGAGCAAGCCGAACAACTCTCAGATGCCGAGTTGCTGGCGCTGCACGGTTTTGGTGACAAAGGCCTGCGCATCCTCAAAGCGGCCATTGCTGACCGCAACCAGGCCAACACCGCCCTGCCAGGGGATGACGGTCAGTAGCGAGCACCAGGTGGAGGCCGCTAGCCGCTGACCGCTGCTTCGATCTCGGCGCGCCTGCGCCTGACCACGCGATCAAACACGGATTTTGGAACCGGCTGATCGACCGAAAACCTAAACCCGCCCTTTGTCACGGCAAACCCAACAAGGTCATCGGCGACAGACGACACAACAGTTGAACTGAATGGGTACAGCGCCAACCCCTGTTTCAGCGTGACAATGCTGATAAGCGGTCGTGATCGGTAACGGAGGGCCGGCATACCGTAGCTTGTGCCTTCGGTCGCGCCGGGAGCCAATTCGCGTGCTCGGTTGTACAGCTCTGCGAGTAACGACCGTTCGGGTTCGGCGGCCGCCGCAATGTAATCGGTGACGTCGGTCTGGTCAGGCATTGGCCGGACCCCCAACCGATGCGAGGTCACTCGTCACTCGCTCAAGCGCCCCGGGAACAGGCGAAAAATAGGCCCACGTGCCGCGCTTCTCCCGACTCAAGAATCCGGCAGCCACAAGAATCTTGAGGTGGTGGGAAACCGTCGGCTGCCCAAGCCCAAGTGGCTGGGTAAGATCACAGACGCAAACCGCGCCCTCTTCGCTCGCAAAAATGATGGACAGGAGCCGGATCCGCGCTGGATCGGCTAGAGCCTTGAGCGTTGCGGCTACCTCGGCTGCTCGTTCTGCGCTGATCGAGCTATGCGGCGCGTTGGGCGCACACACGGTGACATCTCGTAGCTCCAGCGGTTCGGCAATTGTCATCAGCTTCTCATCTCTCTGGCGTTCCTTCTGCTTCTGCGGATTCGCCCGCATTCACAGATCGAAAGCTATCGATTTATTCTATCAACGAGAGCCTGAGGGTATCCAGCAATCCAACCGAGCGCACGTCCGGCGGGACGCCACAATGCGTTGAGACCCGCCGCCGCGTGTAGCAGACCGTCACAAAAGCGCAGATACGACCTCGATGCTGTCACGATAGAACGTGGAACGGCATCGCGCTACTCCCCCGCACCCCGCACGAAAGAACACACTCATGCCAAGCACCGTCACCACGAACAACGTCGAGCTGACCGAAGAATCACGCCAAGGCATCCTCAAGACCCGGCTCTACCGCATCAGAGCGACGGCAGATATCCCTGCACAGCGAGTAACGCGAGGAGATCTTGGCGGCTGGGTCGAGTCTCTCGAAACGTCAGCGGGTGAGCCACGCCTGAGCGATAACGCCTGGGTTTTTGACAATGCATCAGTGTATGGCGACGCCCGCATCTCCGGCAACGCCGCCATTCGCCAAGATGCTCAGGTCTTTGGTGAAGCTCGCGTCTCTGGTGATGCGATTGTGTCGGGCAAGGCCCAAATCTGGGGCACGGCCGACGTGTCGGGCGAATCCTGGGTAGCGGAAATCGCGAGGGTTTACGAACAGGCACGAGTCACTGATCGCGCCCGTGTTCGCGACCGCGCTTGGGTGTTTGGCGAGGCCGTCATCCAGGAGTCCGCCGTCGTTGGCGGGACGGCTCTCGTGCGAGATTCAGCGGCGGTTCGCGGCAAGGCCCAAATCATCGGGCCATCGCAGGTCAGGGGAAATGCCGAACTCACGGAGAGCTGGCACAGCCTTGCCCTCGGCCCGATTGGACCGCATAACGCCACGCTCACCGTCAACCGGACTCGCGATGATGGGCACCTCCTTGAGCTTCAGGGTTGGACTGGTACCATCGCAGAACTCAGGACGGACCTCCAGCATCGCCCCGCGGCGTTTTGGGAAAGCCAGGGGCTGAGCCGGAGCGATGGGCTCACTCAATTTGAGCTTGCTCTGTCGCTGGCCGAGTTTTCCACACGGCGTTGGCAACAGTAATTATGCTGCCGCCCCATCGTGGGATAAACTCGGCAGCGCACACGGCATGAACTATCGCTCGATTGAGACAGCTCGGTAGTTGATGTCGTGTGTTTTTGCGTTTAGCGGCGTTGACGGTCGCAAGACAGCCAACGAACACACCGGCCGCTTAACTGACCGAAGCTCCCCGTGAATAGATTCACGAGGAGCTTCGTTCGTCGGGGGGACGATATGTCAGCTACTGGCGGCGCGCGACGCGTCCGCTCAGGAGCAGGCCGCCGGCAAGCAGCAGCAGTACTGAGCCGAACAGTGCTGTGGCAGCGTTGTTGCCGGTCACTGCAAGGCCAGAGCCATCAGCAGTGTGGGGAGCGCTGCCTCCGTCAGTTTGATCGCCTGGCAGCGGTTTGGCCGAGCCATCTATTCCAGGAGTTTCGGTTCCTGGAGTCTCCGTTCCAGGCTGCTCTGTTCCAGGCTTTTCTTCACCGGGGCCGGGCACTGTTGCGGCCTCCGCGATCGATAGGTTGAAGTCCTTCGTGTCGGTACCAAAGGAGTCGGTAACCGTGACGGTGAGGACGTAGTCGCCAGCCGCCGCCGGAGTGCCAGAGAGGGTTCCGGTAGCGGGGTCAAGCGCGAGACCTGCTGGCCCGCCAGCGGCGCGACTGACCGAGTCAACCGACCAGGCAATGTCGCTCTGACCAGCCGCATCAATAACAATCGGGGCGTATTCCGTGCCAACGGTTCCTGCGGGCAAGTCGCCTTCGCGGGTAATCTTTGGTCCATCAACAACGATCTGGGCGGCCTCGCTCACGCCGGAGGTTCCCCAGAAGTCATCGGAGAACGAAACACGGTAGAGCGCTGCAACGGTTTCCGGGGTGACCTCGACGGTCAGCTCGGAACGGTTCTGCCCCTCGAGTTCGGCCCAGGTAGTTCCGCCGTCGGTGGATGCTTGCCAGCGGAGTCCGCCGCCGTAGTGTGGCTTGATGCCCTCAACGATGGT
The sequence above is drawn from the Lysinibacter cavernae genome and encodes:
- a CDS encoding ArsR/SmtB family transcription factor, translating into MTIAEPLELRDVTVCAPNAPHSSISAERAAEVAATLKALADPARIRLLSIIFASEEGAVCVCDLTQPLGLGQPTVSHHLKILVAAGFLSREKRGTWAYFSPVPGALERVTSDLASVGGPANA
- a CDS encoding iron chaperone; protein product: MPDQTDVTDYIAAAAEPERSLLAELYNRARELAPGATEGTSYGMPALRYRSRPLISIVTLKQGLALYPFSSTVVSSVADDLVGFAVTKGGFRFSVDQPVPKSVFDRVVRRRRAEIEAAVSG
- a CDS encoding polymer-forming cytoskeletal protein: MPSTVTTNNVELTEESRQGILKTRLYRIRATADIPAQRVTRGDLGGWVESLETSAGEPRLSDNAWVFDNASVYGDARISGNAAIRQDAQVFGEARVSGDAIVSGKAQIWGTADVSGESWVAEIARVYEQARVTDRARVRDRAWVFGEAVIQESAVVGGTALVRDSAAVRGKAQIIGPSQVRGNAELTESWHSLALGPIGPHNATLTVNRTRDDGHLLELQGWTGTIAELRTDLQHRPAAFWESQGLSRSDGLTQFELALSLAEFSTRRWQQ
- a CDS encoding DNA-binding protein, with product MTSLPKISAPATRALNARGVFTLEQAEQLSDAELLALHGFGDKGLRILKAAIADRNQANTALPGDDGQ